Proteins co-encoded in one Kutzneria chonburiensis genomic window:
- a CDS encoding S1 family peptidase: MRRVVVLTAAVAVALPALVGSTVNAAAVSKKPTLDPAAVAGSMGYLEQAYGVTPAEALRRLELQLDATQLDETLRAKAAEVYGGMAIDHQHGGVLVVDTTNPAAIRSLLAQFPDRGHVLTRTVDHSLAELTAVRDRLAKEAGKDVAYLPAVDQQANTVVLWRRDPAAAKITAPDGVVVKDLPLLTPLAGPIDWGYCHPLFCGGYGPMRGGLRLDHTRADGGTSACTTGFNVRSTGGGYADKTAWVLTAGHCDQKNSLPVQHNGMSVVQQHGVQKDFYPYDYQFLPYVDQGTADTWLNKQAPHNSVLLYCMDSKQNCEGHYAESGSQPITGVHALADVKPGWVVCADGSASSQRNYPQAADSGAGVDYLPGTRCGQVTSTDVGINTTICARPGDSGGPLFSQVDNTALGILAGSRTLVTGACAVGESSSYSPIGTILDDVNAFSGGQGAHFEVITSANG; encoded by the coding sequence GTGCGTCGAGTTGTCGTGCTGACCGCGGCTGTCGCGGTGGCACTGCCGGCTTTGGTCGGGTCGACCGTGAACGCGGCGGCCGTGAGCAAGAAGCCGACGCTGGACCCGGCGGCGGTGGCCGGCTCGATGGGCTACCTGGAGCAGGCCTACGGCGTGACCCCGGCCGAGGCGTTACGGCGGCTGGAGCTGCAACTCGACGCGACGCAGCTGGACGAGACGTTGCGCGCCAAGGCGGCCGAGGTCTACGGCGGCATGGCGATCGACCACCAGCACGGCGGCGTGCTGGTCGTGGACACGACCAACCCGGCGGCGATCAGGTCGCTGCTGGCCCAGTTCCCCGACCGCGGGCACGTTCTCACCCGAACGGTCGACCATTCGCTGGCCGAGCTGACCGCGGTCCGTGACCGGCTGGCCAAGGAGGCCGGCAAGGACGTGGCGTACCTGCCGGCCGTCGACCAGCAGGCCAACACCGTGGTGCTGTGGCGGCGCGACCCGGCGGCGGCGAAGATCACCGCACCCGACGGTGTCGTGGTGAAGGACCTGCCGCTGCTGACGCCGCTGGCCGGCCCGATCGACTGGGGCTACTGCCATCCGCTGTTCTGCGGCGGCTACGGCCCGATGCGCGGCGGCCTGCGGCTCGACCACACCCGGGCCGACGGCGGCACGAGCGCCTGCACCACCGGCTTCAACGTGCGCTCCACCGGCGGCGGCTACGCCGACAAGACGGCATGGGTGCTGACCGCCGGCCACTGCGACCAGAAGAACTCCTTGCCGGTGCAGCACAACGGCATGTCGGTCGTGCAGCAACACGGCGTGCAGAAGGACTTCTACCCGTACGACTACCAGTTCCTGCCGTACGTCGACCAGGGCACCGCCGACACCTGGCTGAACAAGCAGGCCCCGCACAACTCGGTTCTGTTGTACTGCATGGACTCCAAGCAGAACTGCGAGGGCCACTACGCCGAGTCCGGCAGCCAGCCGATCACCGGCGTGCATGCGCTGGCCGACGTCAAGCCCGGCTGGGTGGTGTGCGCCGACGGCTCGGCCTCGAGTCAGCGGAACTACCCGCAGGCCGCGGACAGCGGCGCCGGCGTCGACTACCTGCCCGGCACCCGGTGCGGTCAGGTCACGTCCACCGACGTCGGTATCAACACCACCATCTGCGCCCGCCCCGGCGACAGCGGCGGCCCGCTGTTCAGCCAGGTCGACAACACCGCGCTCGGCATTCTGGCCGGCAGCCGCACCCTGGTGACCGGGGCCTGCGCCGTGGGGGAGTCCAGCAGCTACTCGCCCATCGGCACGATCCTGGACGACGTCAACGCGTTCAGCGGTGGACAGGGTGCGCACTTCGAGGTGATCACCAGCGCGAACGGCTAA
- a CDS encoding ricin-type beta-trefoil lectin domain protein produces the protein MARIWTALLAAVTAIALAGPTMAQAATTITIDGTHGGRTFDGIGAISGGGGNSRLLIDYPEPQRGQVLDYLFKPGYGADLQVLKLEIGGDANSTDGSEPSIEHTRGTVNCGGGYEWWLAEQAKARNPNIELYGLAWAAPGWIGNGNFWSQDMVDYLMTWLGCARQHGLAIDFLGGWNERGYDKGWYENLHNTLAAKGYGGVKVVGADSGWEVATDMVKDPTFARAVDIVGAHYPCHGGDGGDAVSCGTTADALSTGKPLWASENGSQDVNSGTAALIRSITRGYLDAKMTAYLNWPLLAAIYPNLPYSTVGLAVAPSPWSGAYRTGKSTWATAQVTQFTKPGWHFIDSAGGYLGTSGSYVTLTDGHDYSTVIETSTATTAQTATFAVTGGLNTSSAHVWATSLGSGPDFQHTADVNGAGYTLTLQPNMIYTVSTTTGQGKGTATSPADHGLALPYNDNFDGYATGTEAKYLSDMQGSYEIQPCVGRAGKCVTQMAPVRPIEWQDDSDAFSLLGDQDWGNYTVSADVRLAAAGTVELMGRANSQSRPQSHQDAYYFRVSNTGAWSIVAGDNSGTLTTLASGTTTALGTNAWHTLSVTFQGNTITGAVDGHTAGTATDGRWTNGQAGIGIVGYATDQFDNLAITPGTGSPTRQGPITSGLAGKCAQAGAKVVLADCDGSAAQNWTARNGALMNSGQCMDVTGQATANGTLVELWDCNGGSNQQWTQAADGSLRSAQSGKCLDDPGFTTANGTQLEIWDCNGGANQLWRLP, from the coding sequence GTGGCCAGGATCTGGACCGCGTTGCTCGCCGCCGTGACGGCCATCGCCCTTGCCGGCCCGACCATGGCCCAGGCGGCGACGACGATCACCATCGACGGCACGCACGGCGGCCGGACGTTCGACGGCATCGGCGCGATCAGCGGCGGCGGCGGCAACTCCCGGCTGCTGATCGACTACCCGGAGCCGCAGCGCGGCCAGGTGCTGGACTACCTGTTCAAGCCCGGCTACGGGGCCGACCTCCAGGTGCTGAAGCTGGAGATCGGCGGCGACGCCAACTCCACCGACGGCTCGGAGCCGAGCATCGAGCACACCAGGGGCACGGTGAACTGTGGCGGCGGCTACGAGTGGTGGCTGGCCGAGCAGGCCAAGGCCCGTAACCCGAACATCGAGCTGTACGGCCTGGCCTGGGCCGCCCCGGGCTGGATCGGCAACGGCAACTTCTGGTCCCAGGACATGGTCGACTACCTGATGACCTGGCTCGGCTGCGCCCGGCAGCACGGCCTGGCGATCGACTTCCTCGGCGGCTGGAACGAGCGCGGCTACGACAAGGGCTGGTACGAGAACCTGCACAACACCCTGGCGGCCAAGGGATACGGCGGGGTGAAGGTGGTCGGCGCGGACTCCGGCTGGGAGGTCGCCACCGACATGGTCAAGGACCCGACCTTCGCCCGGGCGGTGGACATCGTCGGCGCGCACTATCCGTGCCACGGCGGCGACGGCGGCGACGCGGTCTCGTGCGGCACCACGGCGGACGCGCTGAGCACCGGAAAGCCGTTGTGGGCCAGTGAGAACGGCTCTCAGGACGTCAACTCCGGCACCGCCGCCCTGATCCGCTCCATCACCCGGGGCTATCTCGACGCGAAGATGACGGCCTACCTGAACTGGCCGCTGCTCGCGGCGATCTACCCCAATCTGCCGTACAGCACGGTCGGTCTCGCGGTCGCGCCGTCGCCGTGGTCGGGCGCCTACCGCACGGGCAAGAGCACCTGGGCGACCGCGCAGGTCACCCAGTTCACCAAGCCCGGCTGGCACTTCATCGACTCCGCCGGCGGCTATCTCGGCACCAGCGGCAGCTACGTCACCCTGACCGACGGCCATGACTACAGCACCGTCATCGAGACGTCCACGGCGACCACGGCGCAGACGGCCACGTTTGCCGTCACCGGCGGTCTGAACACGAGTTCCGCGCACGTGTGGGCCACGAGTCTGGGCAGTGGCCCCGATTTCCAGCACACCGCCGACGTGAACGGCGCCGGCTACACGCTCACCCTGCAACCGAACATGATCTATACCGTCTCCACGACCACCGGGCAGGGCAAGGGAACCGCGACCAGCCCGGCCGATCACGGCCTGGCGTTGCCGTACAACGACAACTTCGACGGTTATGCCACCGGCACGGAGGCGAAGTACCTCTCGGACATGCAGGGCTCGTACGAGATCCAGCCGTGCGTCGGCCGCGCCGGCAAGTGCGTGACCCAGATGGCCCCGGTTCGGCCGATCGAGTGGCAGGACGACTCCGACGCGTTCTCCCTGCTGGGCGACCAGGATTGGGGCAACTACACGGTCTCCGCCGACGTGCGGCTGGCCGCCGCCGGCACGGTGGAGCTGATGGGCCGGGCCAACAGCCAGTCCCGGCCGCAGTCCCATCAGGACGCCTACTACTTCCGGGTGAGCAACACCGGTGCGTGGTCGATCGTCGCCGGTGACAACAGCGGCACCCTCACGACGTTGGCCAGCGGCACCACCACCGCACTCGGCACGAACGCCTGGCACACGCTTTCCGTGACGTTCCAAGGAAACACCATCACCGGCGCGGTCGACGGCCACACCGCCGGCACCGCCACCGACGGCCGCTGGACCAACGGCCAGGCCGGCATCGGCATCGTCGGCTACGCCACCGACCAGTTCGACAACCTCGCCATCACGCCCGGCACCGGATCGCCGACGCGCCAAGGACCGATCACGTCCGGCCTCGCGGGCAAATGCGCACAGGCCGGCGCCAAGGTCGTGCTGGCCGACTGCGACGGCTCCGCGGCCCAGAACTGGACGGCACGCAATGGGGCGCTGATGAATTCGGGGCAGTGCATGGACGTCACGGGTCAGGCCACCGCCAACGGCACGCTGGTCGAGCTGTGGGACTGCAACGGCGGCAGCAACCAGCAGTGGACGCAGGCGGCCGACGGCAGCCTGCGCAGCGCGCAGTCCGGCAAGTGTCTCGACGATCCGGGCTTCACCACCGCGAACGGCACCCAGCTGGAGATCTGGGACTGCAACGGCGGGGCCAACCAGCTCTGGCGGCTGCCATGA
- the pucL gene encoding factor-independent urate hydroxylase, producing the protein MAVHLGPNQYGKAENRLVTVSRNGSVHTLRDLTVSTSLRGELAATHLTGDNSGVVPTDTQKNTVYAFAKEAPVGEIEEFALRLGRHFVGSFDQITGARVLVEEHGWGRIPANSHSFVRGSDEKRTTAVTISGTDAWVVSGLRDLVVLKTTGSEFHGYPRDRYTTLPETTDRILATAVSAQWRFAGLDVDWDKSFAEARDALLAAFADTHSLSLQQTLYAMGTAVIEARPEIAEVRLSLPNKHHFVVDLSKFGLANDNEVFYAADRPYGLIEGTVLRDDAPDEGLAWHTLPAF; encoded by the coding sequence GTGGCCGTCCACCTTGGCCCCAACCAGTACGGCAAGGCCGAGAACCGGCTGGTGACGGTGTCCCGCAACGGTTCCGTGCACACGCTGCGGGACCTCACCGTCAGCACGTCGCTGCGCGGCGAGCTCGCCGCCACGCACCTGACCGGCGACAACTCCGGTGTCGTGCCCACCGACACGCAGAAGAACACCGTCTACGCCTTCGCCAAGGAGGCTCCCGTCGGCGAGATCGAGGAGTTCGCCCTGCGGCTCGGCCGGCACTTCGTCGGCTCGTTCGACCAGATCACCGGCGCCCGGGTGCTCGTCGAGGAGCACGGTTGGGGCCGCATTCCGGCCAACTCCCACTCCTTCGTACGGGGATCCGACGAGAAGCGCACCACCGCCGTCACCATCTCCGGCACCGACGCGTGGGTCGTGTCCGGGCTTCGCGACCTCGTCGTGCTCAAGACCACCGGTTCCGAGTTCCACGGCTATCCGCGGGACAGGTACACCACCCTGCCCGAGACCACCGACCGGATCCTGGCCACCGCCGTCAGCGCCCAGTGGCGCTTCGCCGGCCTGGACGTCGACTGGGACAAGAGCTTCGCCGAGGCCCGCGACGCCCTGCTCGCCGCCTTCGCCGACACCCACAGCCTTTCCCTGCAACAGACCCTCTACGCCATGGGCACCGCCGTGATCGAGGCCCGGCCCGAGATCGCCGAGGTGCGGCTGTCGCTGCCCAACAAGCACCACTTCGTCGTCGACCTGAGCAAGTTCGGGCTGGCCAACGACAACGAGGTCTTCTACGCCGCCGACCGCCCGTACGGGCTCATCGAGGGCACCGTCCTGCGTGACGACGCCCCCGACGAGGGCCTGGCCTGGCACACCCTCCCGGCGTTCTAG
- a CDS encoding glycoside hydrolase domain-containing protein — protein sequence MLGLDYSGGRPSGAAVARAGYGFVVRYLVNGLSGRVNLSAGEVSDMHANGVAVALTWERKIIGQPDRATEGHGAGVADAQAAVAQANDVGLPDNPIYFCVDFDIPDYSPGNASARAKLGPVGDYFDGVLSVLPRERVGVYGGFYAVSRALDAGLAQWAWQTAAWSGGQEDPRINLFQRVGTVSVDGVDCDVNEARKDDFGQQGDTMTPEELLDLPINRQGSETGVTSLRQIVAWFDSDLNGLKNAVGKQLDAIKAEVEQKIAGIGTPAIDYDLLATKIAAQMHVNGAAVTDSAKQDG from the coding sequence ATGCTCGGTCTCGACTACAGCGGCGGCCGTCCGTCCGGGGCCGCGGTGGCCCGCGCCGGATATGGCTTCGTCGTGCGCTACCTGGTCAACGGGTTATCGGGCCGGGTGAATCTGTCCGCCGGCGAGGTGTCCGACATGCACGCCAACGGCGTCGCGGTCGCGCTGACCTGGGAACGAAAGATCATCGGTCAGCCGGACCGCGCCACCGAAGGGCACGGGGCCGGCGTTGCCGACGCCCAGGCGGCGGTGGCGCAGGCCAATGACGTCGGCCTGCCGGACAACCCGATCTACTTCTGCGTCGACTTCGACATCCCGGACTACAGCCCGGGCAACGCGAGCGCCCGGGCCAAGCTCGGCCCCGTCGGCGACTACTTCGATGGCGTACTCAGCGTGCTGCCCCGCGAGCGGGTCGGCGTGTACGGCGGCTTCTACGCGGTGTCGCGGGCGCTGGACGCCGGACTGGCCCAGTGGGCGTGGCAGACCGCGGCGTGGTCCGGCGGCCAGGAAGACCCGCGCATCAACCTGTTCCAGCGAGTCGGCACGGTCTCCGTTGACGGTGTCGACTGCGACGTCAACGAGGCCCGCAAGGACGACTTCGGGCAGCAGGGAGACACCATGACCCCCGAGGAACTACTCGACCTGCCGATCAACCGCCAGGGCTCCGAGACCGGCGTGACCAGCCTGCGGCAGATCGTCGCCTGGTTCGACTCGGACCTCAACGGGCTCAAGAACGCGGTCGGCAAGCAGCTGGACGCGATCAAGGCCGAGGTGGAGCAGAAGATCGCCGGCATCGGCACGCCGGCCATCGACTACGACCTGCTGGCCACGAAGATCGCCGCGCAGATGCACGTGAACGGCGCCGCGGTCACCGACAGCGCCAAGCAGGACGGCTGA
- a CDS encoding DUF899 family protein produces MSTKLADLKTWQAARDELLAREKAHTREGDAIAAARRQLPMVEFDGTVEVVGPDGPVPFIDLFQGRDELLVYKHMWWDGAPHQGQCEGCTYAAWHATDVYLNARGVSFAILTVGRWAEVEPFVEFMGYTVPWYSVRGIDGPAGGEMGYITSYLRDGDRVFLTYSTTGRGTEAMSGSFALLDMTPRGRGETWQGVPDGNHPCWYWRSDADGHATWDGTSRPAPQWTRPAVTAEETLGRDGHCH; encoded by the coding sequence ATGTCGACGAAGCTGGCCGATCTGAAGACCTGGCAGGCCGCCCGCGACGAGCTGCTGGCTCGCGAGAAGGCGCACACCCGCGAGGGCGACGCCATCGCCGCGGCCCGCCGGCAGCTGCCGATGGTCGAGTTCGACGGCACCGTCGAGGTCGTCGGCCCGGACGGCCCCGTCCCGTTCATCGACCTGTTCCAAGGGCGGGACGAGCTTTTGGTGTACAAGCACATGTGGTGGGACGGCGCGCCGCATCAGGGGCAGTGCGAGGGCTGCACCTACGCGGCGTGGCACGCGACCGACGTCTACCTGAACGCCCGCGGCGTCTCGTTCGCCATCCTCACCGTCGGCCGCTGGGCCGAGGTGGAGCCCTTCGTCGAGTTCATGGGCTACACCGTGCCCTGGTACTCGGTCCGTGGCATCGACGGCCCCGCCGGCGGCGAGATGGGGTACATCACCTCGTACCTCCGCGACGGCGACCGCGTGTTCCTCACCTACTCGACCACCGGTCGCGGCACCGAGGCGATGTCCGGCTCGTTCGCCCTGCTCGACATGACTCCCCGCGGCCGCGGCGAGACCTGGCAGGGCGTCCCCGACGGCAACCACCCCTGCTGGTACTGGCGTTCAGACGCCGACGGCCACGCCACCTGGGACGGCACCAGCCGGCCGGCGCCGCAGTGGACCCGTCCCGCCGTGACCGCGGAGGAAACCCTGGGCCGGGACGGACACTGCCACTAG
- a CDS encoding low temperature requirement protein A — MSQERGKRVGWVELYFDLVFVFAVGQVAHGIVTDPHWSRVGAALGLFMTLWWTWIGFAVLYNRRGDDSRTADRLFMLAGTLPCGIAATQAHHVFEGHPAVFALALAGVRLILAVAHRWPAEGELDQHRVSWGYAVSTVLFTASAFVPTPWLYVLWGVALAQEAGFLLLGGRPRGRKGDRPTRKARWRALLTPPKQANRAVDSAHLSERFGLFMILLLSELVITVGSAVLERPSDDLGYWLVLVSGLVLGGALWWIYFTSAAEMYERLLGLSGGNPALAYSLYAVGHLPPAFALLLVAAGVNLALHEPAPSAAAWFVTAGLTIYLLGTRVFAAGERRWYLSLLRFALLAATVCLAFVNLLLPASGVVAVVAVWAIGTAAVAGRIRHRALDRLGDTPAEFLRHLPTGPDLD; from the coding sequence GTGAGCCAGGAGCGCGGCAAGCGGGTCGGCTGGGTCGAGCTGTACTTCGACCTGGTCTTCGTGTTCGCGGTGGGCCAGGTGGCGCACGGCATCGTGACGGACCCGCACTGGTCGAGGGTGGGCGCGGCGCTGGGCCTGTTCATGACGCTGTGGTGGACCTGGATCGGCTTCGCCGTGCTGTACAACCGCCGTGGCGACGACAGCCGCACCGCGGATCGGCTGTTCATGCTGGCCGGCACGCTGCCGTGCGGGATCGCGGCGACGCAGGCGCATCACGTGTTCGAGGGGCACCCGGCGGTGTTCGCGCTGGCCCTGGCCGGGGTGCGGCTGATCCTTGCGGTCGCGCACCGGTGGCCGGCGGAGGGCGAACTCGACCAGCATCGGGTCAGCTGGGGCTACGCGGTGTCGACCGTCCTGTTCACGGCTTCGGCCTTCGTGCCGACGCCGTGGCTGTACGTGCTGTGGGGCGTCGCGCTGGCCCAGGAAGCCGGTTTCCTGCTGCTCGGCGGTCGGCCCCGTGGTCGCAAGGGGGATCGGCCGACGCGCAAGGCCAGGTGGCGTGCGCTGCTCACGCCGCCCAAGCAGGCCAACCGCGCGGTGGACTCGGCCCACCTGTCGGAACGCTTCGGCCTGTTCATGATCCTGCTGCTCAGCGAGTTGGTGATCACCGTAGGCAGCGCCGTGCTGGAACGCCCGTCGGACGATCTCGGCTACTGGTTGGTGCTGGTCAGCGGCCTGGTGCTGGGCGGGGCGCTGTGGTGGATCTACTTCACCTCGGCGGCCGAGATGTACGAGCGGCTGCTCGGGCTGTCCGGGGGCAACCCGGCGCTGGCCTACTCCCTGTACGCCGTCGGTCACCTGCCGCCGGCCTTCGCACTGCTGCTGGTCGCGGCCGGCGTGAACCTGGCGCTGCACGAGCCCGCCCCGTCGGCGGCGGCGTGGTTCGTCACGGCCGGGCTGACCATCTATCTGCTCGGTACCAGGGTGTTCGCCGCCGGCGAGCGCCGCTGGTACCTCAGCCTGCTCCGGTTCGCACTGCTCGCGGCGACGGTGTGTCTGGCGTTCGTCAACCTGCTGCTGCCGGCGTCGGGCGTCGTCGCAGTGGTCGCGGTCTGGGCGATCGGCACCGCCGCCGTGGCCGGCCGGATCCGCCACCGGGCCTTGGACCGGTTGGGCGACACCCCCGCGGAGTTCCTGCGGCATCTCCCGACCGGGCCGGACCTCGACTGA
- a CDS encoding pyridoxamine 5'-phosphate oxidase family protein gives MQPSEIAEVLNRPYSQELLARDLCRLAYVAKDGTPRNIPIAFTWNGAELVLCTALNAPKLHSLRRNPNVAITIDTEVHPPKILLIRGRVELDVVDGIPEEYLQMNGSYEMSAEQRVVWEAEVHSLYQGMVRVVVTPTWVKLIDFETTLPTPVEQLAKQRAERESA, from the coding sequence ATGCAGCCCAGCGAGATCGCCGAGGTCCTCAACCGCCCGTACAGCCAGGAACTGCTGGCCCGCGACCTGTGCCGGCTGGCCTACGTGGCCAAGGACGGCACGCCGCGCAACATCCCCATCGCGTTCACCTGGAACGGCGCCGAGCTGGTCCTCTGCACGGCCCTCAACGCCCCCAAGCTGCACTCGCTGCGCCGCAATCCGAACGTCGCCATCACCATCGACACCGAGGTCCACCCGCCGAAGATCCTGCTCATCCGCGGCCGCGTCGAGCTCGACGTCGTCGACGGCATTCCGGAGGAGTACCTCCAGATGAACGGCTCCTACGAGATGAGCGCCGAGCAGCGCGTCGTGTGGGAGGCCGAGGTCCACTCCCTCTACCAGGGCATGGTCCGTGTCGTCGTCACGCCGACGTGGGTCAAGCTCATCGACTTCGAGACCACTCTGCCGACCCCGGTCGAGCAGCTGGCCAAGCAGCGCGCCGAGCGAGAGAGTGCTTAA
- a CDS encoding HAD family hydrolase codes for MLALFDLDGTLVDRAAGLRAWAAEFCTDHGLPPTEADWLVAADGDGRVPKEEFFAQVTARYGLTSSFDALWQQYRDRQPTLIPVYDGVLTGLARLRAAGWRIGVVTNGYEAVQTNTLTSAGIADVVDGWAISGAEGIWKPDVRLFEIAATRAGVELGDGWMVGDSAADILGGRAAGLRTVWLPHGRRWPEVPKPDHIVATAAAAVDLILA; via the coding sequence GTGCTCGCGCTCTTCGATCTTGACGGAACGCTCGTCGACCGCGCCGCCGGCCTGCGCGCCTGGGCGGCGGAGTTCTGCACCGACCACGGACTGCCGCCGACCGAGGCCGACTGGCTGGTCGCGGCCGACGGCGACGGGCGGGTGCCCAAGGAGGAATTCTTCGCGCAGGTCACGGCACGCTACGGGCTCACGTCCTCGTTCGACGCGCTCTGGCAGCAGTACCGCGACCGCCAGCCGACCCTGATTCCCGTCTACGACGGAGTGCTGACCGGTCTGGCCCGCCTGCGCGCGGCCGGCTGGCGAATCGGCGTTGTCACCAACGGATACGAGGCTGTCCAGACCAACACCCTGACCAGCGCCGGTATTGCCGATGTGGTCGACGGCTGGGCGATTTCCGGGGCCGAGGGCATCTGGAAGCCGGATGTGCGCCTGTTCGAGATCGCGGCCACCCGCGCCGGCGTGGAGCTCGGCGACGGATGGATGGTCGGTGACAGCGCGGCCGACATCCTCGGCGGCCGCGCCGCCGGCCTGCGCACGGTCTGGCTGCCCCACGGCCGTCGCTGGCCCGAGGTGCCGAAGCCGGACCACATCGTGGCCACTGCCGCGGCGGCCGTCGATCTCATCCTGGCCTGA
- a CDS encoding phytoene desaturase family protein, translating into MDFDGVVFGAGPNGLVAANLLADAGWRVLVLEAADEPGGAVRSAEVTAPGFVTDLYSSSYPLAAVSPVIKELNLERHGLKWRHAPDVLAHVLPDGRGVTLSTDIERTVASVAGFDSGDGDAWRAMHDEWAKVREPLMDALLRPFPPVRAAGKLLGATGSAAALRLARMLTLSARGLADERFGGEGAQLLLNGNAMHADAGIDGAGSGVFAWMLAMVGQDVGFPTPEGGAGALTAALVRRLEALGGQVECGRRVTEVLIARGTAVGVRDHEGNVIRALRAVLADVPAPQLYTELVGPQHLPPRLLDDLTRFRWDPATVKVNWALSAPIPWTAKEATSAGVVHLGGDMAMMSGACTDMAIGRTPRNPFLLLGQTTTADPTRSPAGTESVWAYTHVPQGQRWTKDRVARFADKIQQVVEKHAPGFGDRIIARHVQGPDGFPGTVNGGTAMIGQQLVFRPTPGLGRADTPVDRLYLAGSSAHPGGGVHGAPGGNAARAALAREKWGGAYKSLLGTANRLVFG; encoded by the coding sequence GTGGACTTCGACGGGGTGGTTTTCGGGGCCGGGCCCAACGGGTTGGTGGCGGCGAATCTGCTGGCCGACGCGGGGTGGCGGGTGCTGGTCCTCGAAGCGGCGGACGAGCCGGGTGGGGCGGTGCGCAGCGCGGAGGTCACCGCGCCGGGGTTCGTGACGGATCTGTACAGCTCCTCGTATCCGCTGGCGGCGGTGTCGCCGGTGATCAAGGAGCTGAACCTGGAGCGGCACGGCCTGAAGTGGCGGCACGCGCCGGATGTGCTGGCGCACGTGCTGCCGGACGGGCGCGGAGTGACGCTGTCGACGGACATCGAGCGGACCGTGGCCTCGGTGGCGGGGTTCGACTCCGGGGACGGGGATGCCTGGCGGGCGATGCACGACGAGTGGGCGAAGGTCCGCGAACCGCTGATGGACGCGCTGCTGCGACCGTTCCCGCCGGTTCGGGCGGCCGGGAAGTTGTTGGGGGCGACGGGATCGGCGGCGGCGCTGCGGCTGGCCCGGATGCTGACGCTGTCGGCGCGGGGACTGGCCGACGAGCGGTTCGGCGGCGAGGGTGCGCAGTTGTTGTTGAACGGCAACGCGATGCACGCCGACGCCGGGATCGACGGTGCCGGCAGCGGGGTGTTCGCGTGGATGCTGGCGATGGTCGGGCAGGACGTGGGCTTCCCGACGCCGGAAGGCGGGGCCGGCGCGTTGACGGCGGCGCTCGTGCGCCGGTTGGAAGCCCTTGGCGGGCAGGTGGAATGCGGTCGGCGGGTGACGGAGGTGCTGATCGCCCGGGGCACCGCGGTCGGCGTACGTGATCATGAGGGCAACGTGATCCGTGCGCTGCGGGCGGTGCTCGCGGACGTGCCGGCTCCGCAGTTGTACACCGAACTCGTTGGCCCGCAGCACCTTCCGCCACGACTGCTGGACGACCTGACGAGGTTCCGCTGGGATCCGGCCACGGTCAAGGTGAACTGGGCCCTGTCCGCGCCGATTCCGTGGACGGCAAAGGAAGCGACCTCCGCGGGCGTTGTGCATCTGGGCGGCGACATGGCGATGATGTCGGGTGCCTGCACGGACATGGCGATCGGGCGGACGCCGCGCAATCCGTTCCTGCTCCTGGGCCAGACCACGACCGCCGACCCGACCCGCTCCCCCGCCGGCACCGAGTCCGTATGGGCGTACACCCATGTGCCGCAAGGACAACGCTGGACCAAGGACCGGGTCGCCCGGTTCGCGGACAAGATCCAGCAGGTGGTGGAGAAGCACGCCCCCGGCTTCGGCGACCGGATCATCGCCCGGCACGTGCAGGGCCCGGACGGCTTTCCCGGCACGGTCAACGGCGGCACCGCGATGATCGGCCAGCAGCTGGTGTTCCGCCCCACCCCAGGCCTGGGCCGGGCCGATACGCCGGTGGACCGCCTGTACCTCGCCGGCAGCTCGGCCCATCCCGGCGGCGGCGTGCACGGCGCGCCCGGCGGCAATGCCGCTCGGGCGGCGCTGGCCCGTGAGAAATGGGGCGGGGCTTACAAGTCCTTGCTGGGCACGGCAAACCGACTGGTGTTCGGTTAG